From one Bos indicus isolate NIAB-ARS_2022 breed Sahiwal x Tharparkar chromosome 16, NIAB-ARS_B.indTharparkar_mat_pri_1.0, whole genome shotgun sequence genomic stretch:
- the LOC109570540 gene encoding complement factor H-related protein 2-like, whose translation MNLPLRMSNMLLLLNVILTLWVCCAHGRGKTCDFPEIKHGSIYNENRYKKIFPADVGKYFYYTCEHSFVTPSQSLWTRINCTEEGWSPTPKCLRQCFFPWVENGQSTSSGQTHREGDIVHIVCDTGYSLPNGQSSITCGERGWSSPPECRHVYPRGRCGPPPPIDNGDTVSFPLSQYPPGSAVEYQCQAYYVLQGNRHIVCRNGEWSEPPKCLDACVISEEMMKQHNIQLKWRDDKKLYTRTDDTIEFTCKRGYRPTTPNRTFRTTCHEGKVVYPHCE comes from the exons ATGAACCTGCCTTTGAGAATGTCTAACATGCTGTTACTACTCAATGTCATCCTCACCCTGTGGGTTTGCTGTGCTCATGGGCGAG gaaaaacgtgtgattttccagaaataaaacatggaagcatatataatgaaaatagatataaaaaaatCTTCCCAGCTGATGTAGGGAAATATTTCTACTACACCTGTGAACACAGCTTTGTGACTCCTTCACAATCACTCTGGACTCGAATAAACTGTACAGAGGAAGGATGGTCCCCAACACCAAAGTGCCTCA GACAGTGCTTTTTCCCTTGGGTGGAAAATGGTCAATCTACATCTTCAGGACAAACGCACCGAGAAGGTGACATCGTTCACATTGTGTGTGATACTGGCTACAGCCTCCCAAATGGTCAGAGCAGCATTACATGTGGAGAAAGAGGCTGGTCCTCCCCTCCTGAATGCCGTCATGTCT ACCCTCGAGGAAGATGTGGGCCTCCTCCACCAATAGACAATGGAGACACTGTCTCATTCCCATTATCACAGTATCCTCCAGGATCGGCTGTTGAGTACCAGTGCCAGGCCTACTACGTACTTCAGGGAAACAGACACATAGTGTGTCGGAATGGAGAGTGGTCTGAACCACCAAAGTGCTTAG ATGCATGTGTAATTTCAGAAGAAATGATGAAACAACATAACATACAGTTAAAATGGAGAGATGATAAAAAACTTTATACTAGAACAGATGACACTATTGAATTTACATGTAAACGTGGATATCGCCCAACGACACCAAATCGTACATTTCGAACAACCTGTCATGAAGGAAAAGTGGTGTATCCTCATTGTGAATGA